Proteins encoded within one genomic window of Pseudomonas cannabina:
- a CDS encoding chemotaxis protein CheW, producing MADPRTAFELLLDMDRRCRSLAAGLPLQEAHQQDWIGIGFRMGEQRFVAPIGEIAEILHEPRYAAMPGVKPWVVGVANLRGRLLPIMDLCGFFGHELVPVRRQRRVLVVEHSDVFTGLLVDEVFGMQRFSQPSLIPQIPQDVEQRMVPFLRGQFIREQAWQVFSPWAVVQSEDFMDLAS from the coding sequence ATGGCTGATCCTCGTACCGCTTTTGAACTGCTGCTGGACATGGATCGGCGTTGCCGTTCGCTGGCGGCCGGGCTGCCGTTGCAGGAAGCCCACCAGCAGGACTGGATCGGCATTGGTTTTCGCATGGGCGAGCAGCGTTTTGTGGCGCCTATCGGCGAAATCGCCGAAATTCTCCATGAACCCCGTTATGCCGCCATGCCTGGCGTGAAACCCTGGGTGGTAGGCGTCGCCAACCTGCGTGGCCGGCTGCTGCCGATCATGGACTTGTGCGGGTTCTTCGGTCATGAGCTGGTGCCGGTCCGCAGGCAGCGGCGGGTATTGGTGGTCGAACACAGCGATGTGTTCACCGGCTTGCTGGTGGATGAGGTGTTCGGTATGCAACGCTTCAGTCAGCCGAGCCTCATCCCTCAGATACCGCAAGACGTGGAGCAGCGCATGGTGCCGTTTCTGCGCGGGCAATTCATTCGCGAGCAGGCCTGGCAGGTGTTCAGCCCGTGGGCGGTGGTGCAGTCCGAGGATTTCATGGACCTGGCGTCCTAG
- the pilH gene encoding twitching motility response regulator PilH: MARILIVDDSPTEMYKLTGMLEKHGHEVLKAENGADGVALARQEKPDAVLMDIVMPGLNGFQATRQLTKDADTSSIPVIMITTKDQETDKVWGKRQGARDYLTKPVDEETLMKTLNAVLAG, encoded by the coding sequence ATGGCTCGAATATTGATCGTCGATGATTCGCCGACTGAAATGTACAAACTCACCGGCATGCTGGAAAAGCACGGTCACGAAGTGCTGAAAGCCGAGAACGGTGCTGACGGCGTGGCCCTGGCCCGTCAGGAAAAGCCCGACGCCGTATTGATGGACATCGTCATGCCGGGTCTCAACGGCTTTCAGGCCACGCGCCAACTGACCAAAGACGCCGACACCAGCAGTATTCCGGTGATCATGATCACCACCAAGGATCAGGAAACTGACAAGGTCTGGGGCAAGCGCCAGGGTGCGCGGGATTACCTGACCAAGCCGGTGGATGAAGAAACCCTGATGAAAACCCTGAACGCGGTGCTGGCCGGCTGA
- a CDS encoding methyl-accepting chemotaxis protein, whose translation MGNTGRSLEGARSRTQIILLFVALIVFIMLLFANFAYLNTQSNYDKQYIGHAGELRVLSQRIAKNATEAAAGKTPAFKLLADARNDFDVRWGYLRKGDPATGLPAAPDLIRDELRTVQKDWEGLRKSTDVILASEQTVLSLHQVAATLAETIPQLQAEYEKVVEILLQSRAPAAQVVVAQRQALLAERILGSVNTVLAGDETAVQAADAFGRDASQFGRVLNGMLEGNATLRISQVEDRDARARLAEIAELFEFVSGSVDEILETSPELYQVREASGNIFNTSQTLLDETSMLANSLENLAKRRTMNTVGGYVLGLLALMSIILIGLVMVRETNRQLRETAQKSERNQNAIMRLLDEIESLADGDLTVTASVTEDFTGAIADSINYSIDRLRELVVTINLTAEQVASAVTETQATAMQLSAASEHQALQISAASTAVNDMAASIDQVSANASESSAVAERSVAIANKGNEVVHNTIHGMDNIREQIQDTSKRIKRLGESSQEIGDIVSLIDDIADQTNILALNAAIQASMAGDAGRGFAVVADEVQRLAERSSSATKQIETLVRAIQNDTNEAVISMEQTTSEVVRGARLAQDAGVALGEIEGVSRVLAELIESITDAAHQQAESAGQISQTMTVIQQTTSQTTSGTAATAESIGNLAKMASEMRRSVSGFTLPPSKKIG comes from the coding sequence ATGGGTAATACAGGCAGGTCACTGGAAGGCGCACGAAGCCGGACGCAGATTATTCTGCTGTTCGTCGCGCTGATTGTTTTCATCATGTTGCTGTTCGCCAATTTTGCTTACCTCAATACCCAGTCGAACTACGACAAGCAATACATCGGGCATGCCGGCGAACTGCGCGTTCTGTCCCAGCGCATCGCCAAAAACGCCACCGAAGCGGCTGCGGGCAAAACCCCGGCGTTCAAATTGCTGGCCGACGCCCGCAACGATTTCGACGTGCGCTGGGGCTACCTGAGAAAAGGCGACCCCGCCACCGGGCTGCCCGCCGCACCGGATCTGATCCGCGACGAGCTGCGCACCGTGCAGAAAGACTGGGAAGGGCTGCGCAAGAGCACCGACGTGATTCTGGCCAGCGAACAGACGGTACTGTCGCTGCACCAGGTGGCGGCAACCCTGGCGGAAACCATCCCGCAGTTGCAGGCCGAATACGAGAAAGTCGTCGAGATTCTCCTGCAAAGCCGTGCGCCCGCCGCACAAGTGGTGGTCGCCCAGCGTCAGGCGCTGCTGGCCGAACGGATTCTCGGTTCGGTGAATACCGTGCTGGCCGGTGATGAAACCGCCGTTCAGGCTGCCGATGCGTTTGGCCGCGATGCCAGCCAGTTCGGCCGCGTGCTGAACGGTATGCTGGAAGGCAACGCGACGCTACGCATCTCACAGGTTGAAGACCGCGACGCCCGCGCGCGACTGGCGGAGATCGCCGAGCTGTTCGAGTTCGTGTCCGGTTCGGTGGACGAGATTCTCGAAACGTCGCCCGAGCTGTACCAGGTGCGTGAAGCGTCCGGCAACATCTTCAACACCTCGCAAACCCTGCTCGATGAAACGTCGATGCTCGCCAACAGCCTGGAAAACCTCGCCAAACGCCGCACCATGAACACCGTCGGCGGCTACGTGCTGGGTTTGCTGGCGCTGATGTCGATCATCCTGATCGGCCTGGTGATGGTCCGCGAGACCAATCGACAACTGCGTGAAACCGCACAGAAGAGCGAGCGCAACCAGAACGCGATCATGCGCCTGCTCGATGAGATCGAAAGCCTGGCGGACGGCGACCTGACCGTGACGGCCTCGGTGACCGAGGATTTCACCGGCGCGATTGCCGACTCCATCAATTACTCCATCGACCGGCTGCGCGAACTGGTGGTGACCATCAACCTGACGGCTGAACAGGTCGCTTCTGCAGTTACCGAAACCCAGGCCACGGCCATGCAGCTGTCGGCGGCGTCCGAGCATCAGGCGTTGCAGATCAGCGCGGCGTCGACTGCCGTCAACGACATGGCGGCGTCCATCGATCAGGTGTCGGCCAACGCGTCGGAGTCCTCGGCGGTGGCAGAGCGTTCGGTGGCGATTGCCAACAAGGGCAACGAAGTGGTGCACAACACCATTCACGGCATGGACAACATCCGCGAACAGATTCAGGACACCTCCAAGCGCATCAAGCGGCTGGGCGAGTCTTCCCAGGAAATTGGCGATATTGTCAGCCTGATTGACGATATTGCCGACCAGACCAACATCCTCGCTCTCAACGCGGCGATTCAGGCCTCCATGGCCGGTGATGCCGGGCGAGGCTTTGCGGTGGTTGCCGACGAAGTGCAACGGCTGGCCGAGCGCTCGTCGTCCGCCACCAAGCAGATCGAAACCCTGGTGCGCGCCATTCAGAACGACACTAACGAAGCGGTCATCTCCATGGAGCAGACCACCAGTGAAGTGGTGCGCGGCGCACGGCTGGCGCAGGATGCTGGCGTGGCGCTCGGTGAAATCGAAGGGGTTTCCAGAGTGCTGGCCGAACTGATCGAAAGTATTACCGACGCCGCCCATCAACAGGCCGAGTCCGCCGGGCAGATTTCCCAGACCATGACTGTGATTCAGCAGACCACCTCGCAGACGACCTCGGGCACCGCCGCGACGGCCGAGAGCATTGGCAACCTGGCGAAAATGGCCAGCGAAATGCGCCGCTCGGTGTCGGGCTTCACCCTGCCGCCCTCGAAGAAGATCGGATGA
- the pilG gene encoding twitching motility response regulator PilG, with protein MEQHASALKVMVIDDSKTIRRTAETLLRNAGCEVITAIDGFDALAKIADNHPRIIFVDIMMPRLDGYQTCALIKNNRAFKSTPVIMLSSKEGLFDKAKGRIVGSDQFLTKRFNKEELLSAIKAHVPGFVAAEQHLS; from the coding sequence ATGGAACAACACGCCTCCGCCTTGAAAGTCATGGTCATCGATGACTCGAAGACCATCCGCCGCACCGCCGAAACGCTGCTCAGAAACGCAGGCTGCGAAGTCATTACTGCGATAGACGGTTTCGACGCGCTGGCCAAGATTGCCGATAACCACCCGCGAATCATATTCGTCGATATCATGATGCCGCGTCTGGACGGCTATCAGACCTGCGCGCTGATCAAGAACAACCGGGCATTCAAGTCGACGCCGGTCATCATGCTGTCGTCAAAGGAAGGGCTGTTCGACAAGGCCAAGGGTCGGATTGTCGGTTCCGATCAGTTTTTGACCAAGCGTTTCAACAAGGAAGAACTGCTCAGCGCCATCAAGGCTCATGTGCCGGGTTTCGTTGCAGCAGAACAACATCTATCGTGA
- the gshB gene encoding glutathione synthase: MSVRLGIVMDPIERISYKKDSSLAMLLAAQERGWSLFYMEQKDLYQNAGQARGRMKPLKVFADPAKWFEFEAEIDAGLDDLDVILMRKDPPFDMEFVYTTYLLEQAERAGVLVVNKPQSLRDCNEKLFATLFPQCTPPTLVSRRADIIREFAEQQGDVILKPLDGMGGASIFRHRAGDPNLSVILETLTAHGTQQIMAQGYLPAIKDGDKRILMVDGEPVPYCLARIPAAGETRGNLAAGGRGEARPLTDKDRWIAEQIGPTLREKGLLFVGLDVIGEHLTEINVTSPTCIREIDNAFGTNIGGLLMDAIGNKLQARKG, from the coding sequence ATGAGCGTTCGCCTAGGGATTGTCATGGACCCCATTGAGCGCATCTCCTATAAAAAGGACAGCTCGCTGGCCATGCTCCTTGCCGCACAGGAACGCGGCTGGTCACTGTTTTATATGGAACAGAAAGACCTTTACCAGAATGCCGGCCAGGCCCGCGGGCGCATGAAGCCGCTCAAGGTATTTGCCGATCCGGCCAAATGGTTCGAATTCGAAGCTGAAATCGACGCAGGCCTCGACGACCTCGACGTGATCCTGATGCGCAAGGACCCGCCATTCGACATGGAATTCGTCTACACCACTTACCTGCTGGAGCAGGCCGAACGCGCTGGCGTGCTGGTGGTCAACAAGCCGCAGAGCCTGCGTGACTGCAACGAGAAGCTGTTTGCCACGCTGTTTCCGCAGTGCACCCCGCCAACGCTGGTCAGCCGCCGCGCCGACATCATTCGCGAATTCGCCGAGCAACAGGGTGATGTGATCCTCAAGCCGCTGGACGGCATGGGCGGCGCGTCGATCTTCCGCCATCGCGCAGGCGACCCGAACCTGTCGGTGATCCTCGAAACCCTGACAGCCCACGGCACCCAGCAGATCATGGCGCAGGGCTACCTGCCAGCCATCAAGGACGGCGACAAACGCATTCTGATGGTCGATGGCGAGCCGGTGCCGTACTGCCTGGCGCGCATCCCCGCTGCTGGCGAGACGCGTGGCAACCTTGCCGCTGGCGGCCGTGGCGAAGCCCGCCCGTTGACCGACAAGGACCGCTGGATCGCCGAACAGATCGGCCCGACCCTGCGTGAAAAAGGCCTGCTGTTCGTCGGCCTTGACGTAATCGGCGAACACCTGACCGAGATCAACGTCACCAGCCCGACCTGCATTCGCGAAATCGATAACGCCTTCGGCACCAACATCGGCGGCCTGCTGATGGATGCGATCGGCAACAAGCTGCAAGCGCGCAAGGGCTAA